The genomic region TAACCCACGTGAAGTCTGAATTGAATTCAATGCCTGACTTAACTTTTACCAAAGCCACAcgttacttcaaaaaaaaaaaaaaacacaacttcACAACCACACGATTTAAAAATGCACTGAGAAGCTGTAAACGACTGGTACGAGAAGTCTGTGTTGGGCGGAGAAGAGAAGATAAACCAGTAAGAATAAGAGATGTAGATTAACCAAAGGAGGACAAGATGTAGTGGTGGGCTTCGCCAGAACTTATCAGTGTCATGGAGCCATGGGTTTCTACTGgtaaaaatcaatttcaaagaGGTAATTTTCTTCTGaactaatttcagaccaaaatCAATATTTCGGCCGGAATGACCGGAACTTCTCGAAATAGCCGAAATAACCCGAAATAGCTCGGTATAAAAAGCGGTATGAAACATGGGGGTCACATGTACCGGTTTACTTGCCTGAAAGAGAAATTTCGGCCGTACCGACCGGTATGGTACGAAATTGACTCCCTtggttttgatataaactcaagtTCCTACTTTCAGGACTAGTTAATATTAACCCAATGTAAAATTAAACCAAAGCTATAGTGATACTTATATGGTGGCACTTTTTATTACCGCTGCTAAGGTTATATGTGCCTTTAGCAGTGGTTTTAGAGTTTTTAGTAGTAGTTTTGAAGTGCCgcaatagactttttttttttggtagtgagttttttaattatgaCTAGCCCTTCTCTCCCCTTGGCTTTCTTTTGGGTaacatatatatttcaaattttcatatttacCAATTGGCATGCTCTtgtagtctatatatataataataagtgaAACTGAGAGAAACGTAGTTAGAACcctaaattaaaattccaattttgcgccatgtgtcataaattatttattcttaaagaattttatttcttaattttagaatcaaatttgagaccacatcataaatattcatccaaatgagttattaagtacaaaaactaaaaagtctagaataaatcaatcttaaaaaaaaagtgtttcccaataattaaaaaaaaaaggacaatttacattttatacctaataatatccttatgaatttttttaaagagttaacaaaatataaaaataactatcaatagtatttaaattatatatatatatatatatatatatatgaattatattatgtatcctattgtatatctttaagtgtatccatgcatatgcatggggttagagcatccacagtaaTGAAGCTAAAAATATAGCTATTTGGCACCTATAAAagtcactttatctattttacctttttacacccaacatcaatggatctatatttttagctatttgattaaattaatacaaataactcattagaataataataaaaacatccacaaaaaaaaaaaaaaaccaccaaccCAAATCCTTAATCTTTTTCCTCAACCCAGatcaaacaaaatcaccaatcaccaaaaaaatcaaaaatcaccAACACAGCACAAACATGGCGTGGATCGGCGAGCTAGTTTAGTGGAGGGGGTGGGTCGGCGAGCTGGGGCACACATGAAGATGAAGATTGGTGAAAACCCAGCAGGTGAGTGAGCTTTGGCAATGGTGCTTGAGCTTTGGTGGCGGCAGTGAGGAGGTTGATGAATCGGTGAGAGTTTTTGGATGAGGATGATGGGAATTGGTGAAGCTAAAGTCTTTGTGGAGGATGAGAGTTTGAGCGCTATCTGTGAGAGTTAAGAGCttgagaagaagagaagaaagaaaagaaatagaaaaagaattaaataaagaaagagatgaaatattattttaatgttagtgggaataaaaaattgtttttttttagcttcaagTTATAGTATGCAGCTATTTTACAGTACGCAGCCAAAAACAGCTGCGTACTATAGCTCTGaaggtaaaatttttagctttacCTTCACTATTATAGagtactttttgtattttggtgaaactaaaatagtaatatagctatttagcttcACTGTTGCTAGTACTCTTACAAGTTAGTATGctataataatataattcattCTTTAAATTTGCAAATTTTAATGATCTTGAGAAGACAAAGAATTACTAAGTCAAAGAGGTATATTTATTAACACTCGAATTTTCCCCTATGggttttcatcaaaaaaaaacaaaaaaacaaaaaaaacaaattcccTTATGGATAAACCCCAATTaccaccccccctccccccaaccgatgcatttttttttccttctttactGATTGCATATTAGCATCATCCATTTATATTATAGTGTGACTCTTTCTTTACAAATGCAACAACTTCTTTAGGTATTTTCTGTCTCTTTATCTATGTAAATTCATCTTTACGTCTACTCTTTCTATCTTAGTAAATCTTTATTTGCATATTTTGGCTGtgttttgttatattattaAGATAGGTCATATTTTTCAACTTGTGAATAATGTTTTTTCTACACAACTGAACGTTTTAATTTTCAAAGTTATTACTGTATTTTGGtgcatttcaaaattcacattttttaaggagattatcatgataatcaaaacctgtcataaaataataatattatattaaatttaaaataaaatcaaaggcATAAGAGATACCCGTTGTAATAATCAATTACTTAAATGCTTGGTATGAGCATTCAAATACATAGCCAAGTAGATTGcattttgatataaactcaaattcctaCTTGCAAAACTAGTTAATATTAACCCAATGTAAAATTAAACCAAAGCCATAACATGAAGATGGACTAATTACATTTGATATTTATGAAACATAACACCAAAACACACCCAAAAGACAATGCCAAATACACAACAACTCATCAATCCAAAGCGATGCtgcaaaaaagaatatataaaaaaaatccatcaaaagaaagaagaaacttggagagagagagagatcactttttttttttttttttgcgcaaaACATGTACTAAAGGGTAGAGAGAAGTGCACAAGGAATAATAGCAAATTTATTGAAAAGAAGATGTAGAAAATAAGAGTCGATTTTTGGTTGGAGGAAGATTGATAATAAGGTAGTGAATAATGGGGAGAAAAAGGGctaaaaaagggagaaaaatggTTGGAGGAAGAGTAGCGATATGTTAAGAAATAATGGAAAGAAGTAGAGCCAAAACAAGGAGAGGAATGGTTAAAGGAAAATGAACATTAAGGTATTGAATAATGAGGAGAAGAGGGCCAAAACGGGGATATACTCCTTTCACTGaaacttttcagcaaaatgcccactgtctgaaactatttaggaataTGCCCTtgttttaaactcgattttctaaaaatcgagtttcaatgaaaaactcgatttggcgaaaatcaagttataggcaatcaaaatttaaaaaaaaaaaaaaaaattcatcgaatttttcattgaaactcgattttctaaaaatcgaattttaaaataaggacatatccctaaatagtttaaaaaatatggtATTTTGCTGGAAAGTTTTGCAGAAATGGGTAAAACCCTATTTTGGCTAGGAGAAGAAAGACAAAAGAAATGAGGGGTTTGATAGGAAATAGGTGCCCAGTGTGGCataattaataagtttaatttACAAAACTTATTTGTCATATTCCAACGCTTATTTGTCATATTCCAAAACTTATCAGTCATATTCCAACCCTTATTTGTTCACCCACATCTTACCATACAACCAAAtgtatttattatatgttgcatatttgaatttaaatgagGAATTGGTAATCAATGTTGATGTTAATGATAATGATGACGACGATGATGACAagaagatattttattttttattttattataaaaaagttgttTCACAGTTTTAGTGCTTCTTACCCATGACAAACCCTGAAAACCTATGTACTGATAATGTAGTGAATTGAACTTGTTATTTGATCAAATGAATTTATCAAATGTTgtgtatttgaattcaaattttttttaaaaaaattattgatcgATTTTGATGATAATGACGATGGCAACAAACAAGAATTTAGGCATCATGAGAAAGTTGACGAGAATGAGGAAGAGGAGTACACACCGGACGAGGAAGactataattaaatatatagcTAAAATACGAAGTAGGCAATAATTATTCAGATTGATGAGTATATTAGAAGGAAATAATATTCTATAAGAATCCAAAATGCAACAATTCATACTGATCAATTACCGGTACCGTCCATCCTAAATCCTAATCAATTAAGTAATAGTATTAGGGGGCTAAGCCTATCTTCATATCATTCATAACAAATTGTAAAACATACATATCCACGTGTTTGACAATATGATTTATAACACTGTAATAAGGTTGAAAATTAAGAGTAGTTAATAATGCCCTTCCAACCAATCAAAGATTGATGTAATCTTAGTGAATCAAAGGCCACccattttaatttcaaattagcAAGGATTAGGGGTGCATTTTGACTTTGCCAAGtgcaacttttttttccttttgatgcCAATGGGTCCCATTATGAGCTCTCATTCAGCCCCTCTTCCCAACCCATTTCTCACTCAAACATAATCTATCACTATCAATGAAGTTTTACAGAAACCGCTGATATGCCCATCTACCTTGACGATGCTTAAAACATGTTTCCTTCCACTTCGCATTTGGATCCCCttcacattttcaatttttttcatgagGCCTAATTCACAATTTCATCAAGATAATCTCTTTTTTAATTGACGTGCAAAAATGTATAAAGCATCTATAATCTTTCGGCCTTGTGGTTAAAAAGTTTGGTCGACGTCAAAGGTTAGGACACAACTTTCTTttcaactctttttttattattataaataaatataatagaatttcaaCTAGTTTTATGATGATGGTGTTTTATTATCATACTAagagattaatatatatatatatatatatatatatatatatatatatatatatatattggatgagAGCTAAGAGATCAATTAATTTTGATGTAAAAAGAATTTGAaccataaatattttattttatgagaagaGACTTTATTAGTTGGACTAACTAGAATTTAACTTCTTGTATTTGTtcaatgaataaataaaattccattccttaatttaagagaaaataacaatttgTCACTTTAATTGGATCTTTTAAACCAAGTATTTGAAACCTAATACTTAATGGGCTTATCTGCACGTGTTTGAATTGGCTTTACTTGGTTTAAATGGCTTTAGCGTTTtgctaataaataaataaaaggaaaaataaaaatctttttttatagCTTATTTTAATAGGTAGGTATAGTTTcataaagtcttttttttttttttggtcctaaatagtaaatacaactatattttagctcaacttaaaaaaaaaaaaagatttaaccctaaaacACTTGCCATAAATGAATGATTACATAATCAAAACCATAGATTAatttgtcctttagttttaaaATGATCTGTGAAATTTTATTTGCATCAGTTCAAAcctataattttgaaattacagaaatttaaatcttttagaaaaaaaaaaaggaaatccaCGAAAGGCTTAAAACGCCCTAATtcgaaaacattaaaaaaaaagaaaaaagaaaaaagaaaaaccgtAAATTTATAAGAAGATTGATGAAACAACTTAAGAAACCCTAACAGataagcaaattttttttaaaaaagccaCCATTTTATTAGTTTCTTTCAACACTATATACTGCTTAAATTCCCCAAAAAAAGAGCTAGACACTGCTTAAATCAAGTGACATGTATGTCTTTTAGTATCGAAATAAATTTTaggtataatttattttaatttttgttacttttagTTCATAATAAATTGTTGAGATGAAAATTGAAACACTTAAaaagtttaaagttttaattgaaCTATCAATATTAAATTAGGAGATCATTGGCAATATTATGTTTTGTGAATGATGAAAATTCTGTAACgaacatttttatttaagatttatcttTTGGCTAATTGATAAATTGGACAAAAACTTAGATGGTGGATGCTTGTAAATTAGTCTCAGATTAGCATGTTAATTTATCgattattataatttatccaTGATGTAATGTGAAATTATCAGTGGTCAaaactttttttgagaagaatcgGTAGTCAATTTAGCTGAATGTTCTAAGGATAATATATATAGCTTTCAATAAATTAACAAGTACTTTTTCTGAGGAAAATTAACTAGTaatttgaatgtaaaaaaaaaaaaaactattaatttcaTATGGGTTTTCACaagttcatttttctatttttattatttttagttttttctttttctgaggTTTTCAACTTATAATGTTCATTTTTTATGATAGTTCTTTagatattaatcaatttttggtgtaaataaatattaaacttcaaatattttattaaatcatgagagattttatcaagaaaaatgatctaattaatcaatatataattatgcaagaaaataaaaataatagtaatgaaaaaaaataaaaaagatctaATCCACAGTTAGTTTCTACAATTACGACGGTTTGAGTCTGAAACCACTATGTtcgaaagaagaaaaaaacaaatcaattaaAAGATGATCGGTTTCAACatctaaataatatataaaggtaattgttaaaaagaaaaacaagtcgGTTGACTGAATTTAATAAACACATTTGCACTCCAACGTTATTGAATATATTCATTGCAAccgcaccaaaaaaaaaacaacaaaaaaaaaacattgatttCCCTAAAAATTAGGTAGCCCAAAGGGTCATTTGCCAAATTCCCATCAAAATCCAGAAACAACAGAATATCTGAATATGAAGTCATGAATAGCTACCcagaggaaaggaaaaaaaaaagaaaaaaagaaaaaaaaaaattccccctATCCAAATTCCAGGCCACATTTAAAGTTTAGCCGACAATTTCTATcaaagtgaaaagaaaaggaaatgtaTTTACATTGGTCAACAATTTCTCCCTAAGACAAGTCAGTACCTAACTTTCTTCTTTATgtctttttctcaaaacaagAAACTGTTACTCCTACTCTCATTGGAGGGCCTAACAGTTGAAGCAGGAGGTACTTGTGAGGAAGATGGAACACCAACACCTTCAATCACAAACCCATCAGAGACTACTGATCCCATGTTACTACTGGGTCTTGAGCTTCCAAGTCTTTGAAGAAGAGCATGATCTTGACCATGATGTGTACTATTACTACTATTGTTTCCTAGAGAAAACATGTATTGCTGCTGGCCTTGctgctgatgatgatgatgagggtATAGTAACTGTTGTTGAGGCTGTAAATGAAATCCATGACCTGTAGGAGGTAACATCATTGCTGGATGATGATGAGCTTGACGGTTGGTTCCTAATGCAAAACCAAAGTTTGGTGGTGCACCATGGTGCGCTCCTGAGGCAAAGGGTGCACTAGGACCTCCAGTGAATTGTTGCACCATGGCTCTGAAATTTGAAGTGTCTGTGTTGAGTAAAGTTGTTGGGGTTCGTCTAGAGGCCCTGGATCTCCTACGTATGGGCTTGGATACACGACCTTCTGGGCTCAAGTGACCAGTGTTTGTGCCAGAATTATTGCCGGACCCAATTGGACTATTCAACATGCTAGAGGAAGTGACAGTGGTGGTCACAATTGTGGAATCAGACATCTGAGAAGTAGAGAGGTTTTGTTGCTGATAGAACTGGAGCCAGTTTTCAGAGCCAGACATGGTTTCACTCATGGCCcccagaagaagaaaaatgagggATCAACTTTAGGACTTGAACCAAACTCTTCCTTTTGTAAGAAGGAAGGAAGATAGCGTGGGGTGCTTCGCTATTTATGGAGGCTTCAAACGTGGTCAAAAGTATGACTTTGATAAAAGAGATCACGACCGTCAATTTGGAAAACATGGTAGATTCCAAGTGATGGCACGTGAGACAAGCACGTGGAGGTGTGGCGGAGAAATGTTTGGCATGGTGTGGAATAGAAATCTTTCTGGAAAGTCTTTGAggcaaaattggatttttattttatatttaaggaTGGAATTGGAAGAAAGATATTGgtgcaaataataataatatatttggtTCCACGAAGCAACATAAGTCACAAGCTATCTAGATTtcggattattattattattattacagaTATATCACCATGACTTCATCACCCCGGTGGCCACGTAAGCATTTGGGGGCTCGTGGTGGTAGGTAGACTTTGATGACTTTTATTTGAGGATTCTTCCTAGAACATGAGGCTTGGGCATGACAAAATagcatcattttctttttcttttttttc from Castanea sativa cultivar Marrone di Chiusa Pesio chromosome 11, ASM4071231v1 harbors:
- the LOC142614730 gene encoding uncharacterized protein LOC142614730, whose amino-acid sequence is MSETMSGSENWLQFYQQQNLSTSQMSDSTIVTTTVTSSSMLNSPIGSGNNSGTNTGHLSPEGRVSKPIRRRSRASRRTPTTLLNTDTSNFRAMVQQFTGGPSAPFASGAHHGAPPNFGFALGTNRQAHHHPAMMLPPTGHGFHLQPQQQLLYPHHHHQQQGQQQYMFSLGNNSSNSTHHGQDHALLQRLGSSRPSSNMGSVVSDGFVIEGVGVPSSSQVPPASTVRPSNESRSNSFLF